In a genomic window of Flavobacterium sp. KACC 22761:
- a CDS encoding SDR family oxidoreductase, translated as MKKRKTFPEQKQELPGHEYLMHPEPEIIRENYVGSGKLFGKVAFITGGDSGIGRSVAVHFAREGANIAIVYLKEDKDALQTKELIEKEGQQCLLISGDLKDEKFCKSAVKKCIDTFKKINVLVNNAAVQFPQSELEKITSLQLKKTFETNIYPYFYITKAVLPFLHENDTIVNTSSVTAYRGSEHLADYASTKGAIVSFTKSLSTMLAKRKIRVNGVAPGPIWTPLIVASFDKISDFGKDNPMERAGQPSEVAPAYVFLACEDSSYITGQFIHINGGEMVS; from the coding sequence ATGAAAAAGAGAAAAACATTTCCTGAACAAAAACAGGAACTTCCCGGACATGAATATTTAATGCATCCAGAACCCGAAATTATCAGGGAAAATTATGTAGGAAGTGGAAAGCTTTTTGGAAAAGTTGCTTTTATAACCGGTGGCGACAGCGGTATTGGGCGAAGCGTCGCGGTGCATTTTGCACGAGAAGGCGCTAATATTGCGATTGTTTATTTAAAAGAAGATAAAGATGCCTTGCAAACAAAAGAGCTCATTGAAAAAGAAGGCCAACAATGTTTGCTGATAAGCGGTGATTTGAAGGACGAAAAATTCTGCAAAAGTGCCGTAAAAAAATGCATAGACACATTCAAAAAAATCAATGTTTTGGTCAATAATGCTGCGGTTCAATTTCCGCAAAGCGAATTAGAAAAAATTACTTCATTGCAACTCAAGAAAACTTTCGAAACCAACATTTATCCTTATTTCTATATCACAAAAGCAGTTTTGCCCTTTTTACATGAAAATGACACCATTGTAAACACAAGTTCTGTAACAGCATATCGTGGCAGCGAACATTTAGCCGATTATGCAAGTACCAAAGGTGCTATTGTGAGTTTTACAAAATCATTATCAACAATGCTTGCCAAAAGAAAAATCAGAGTAAATGGTGTTGCCCCTGGGCCAATATGGACTCCGTTAATCGTTGCCAGTTTTGACAAAATTTCAGATTTTGGAAAAGATAATCCGATGGAAAGAGCTGGCCAACCTTCTGAAGTTGCTCCTGCATATGTTTTTCTGGCATGCGAGGACAGCAGTTATATTACCGGGCAATTTATTCACATTAATGGCGGGGAAATGGTAAGTTAA
- a CDS encoding response regulator, which yields MVLIVDDIKANIIALKKTLELHNIDVDSAESGEEALRKILKTNYCLIIMDVQMPGLDGFEVVKILSGNKRTKDIPVIFLSALNIEKKYIFKGYETGAVEYITKPVDTDLLMLKVKTFIKIYEQQNELKGIKDLLSKEIKIRKEAQDNLEIKIAERTKELVLKNEELELKNHELQQFAWVVSHDLNEPIRKIQIFIKIIKDLYLSTDAKAIDYVDRTIKSAERMQTLIIDLLAYSRLSAQVKPETTDLNVVLQEVLSDFDYLIDRKNATVKTSELPTIDSIPSQLRQVFQNLIGNAIKFSGANEPPLIEITSELIAEKSFDSPTSPEGKFCRIIVKDNGIGFDEIYLDRIFIIFQSLNDRQTYEGTGIGLAIAKKIIEKHNGLITAKSKVGEGASFIIVLPLKYE from the coding sequence ATGGTATTAATTGTAGACGATATAAAGGCAAATATTATTGCCTTGAAGAAAACTTTGGAGCTGCATAATATTGATGTCGATTCTGCCGAATCTGGGGAAGAAGCACTGAGGAAAATTTTAAAAACAAATTACTGCCTCATTATTATGGATGTCCAGATGCCAGGTCTTGATGGCTTTGAGGTGGTGAAAATTCTTTCGGGAAATAAACGCACAAAAGATATTCCGGTTATATTTCTCTCTGCTTTAAATATCGAAAAAAAGTACATTTTTAAAGGTTATGAAACCGGCGCGGTCGAGTATATCACAAAGCCTGTTGATACTGATTTGCTGATGCTGAAAGTAAAAACTTTTATCAAAATTTACGAACAACAAAACGAATTAAAAGGCATAAAGGATCTTCTTTCCAAAGAAATAAAAATCAGAAAAGAGGCGCAGGACAATCTCGAAATCAAAATTGCAGAAAGAACTAAGGAATTGGTTTTGAAAAATGAAGAATTGGAATTGAAAAACCACGAATTACAGCAATTTGCGTGGGTAGTTTCGCATGATTTGAACGAGCCAATCCGAAAAATTCAGATTTTTATTAAAATTATAAAAGATCTTTATTTAAGTACAGATGCCAAAGCAATTGATTACGTCGATCGAACCATAAAATCGGCTGAAAGAATGCAGACTTTAATTATAGATCTTTTGGCATATTCTCGATTGTCGGCACAAGTAAAGCCTGAAACGACCGACTTAAATGTTGTTTTGCAGGAAGTGCTATCTGATTTTGATTATCTGATTGATCGAAAAAATGCAACAGTCAAAACTTCCGAACTTCCAACAATTGATAGTATTCCGAGCCAATTGCGCCAAGTTTTTCAAAATCTTATTGGAAATGCCATTAAATTTTCAGGCGCAAATGAACCGCCGTTAATTGAAATCACTTCAGAATTAATCGCCGAAAAATCTTTTGATAGTCCAACTTCTCCCGAAGGAAAATTTTGCCGAATCATCGTAAAAGACAACGGAATTGGATTTGACGAAATTTATTTGGACAGGATATTCATTATTTTTCAAAGTCTCAATGACCGCCAAACTTATGAAGGAACGGGAATTGGACTAGCAATTGCAAAAAAAATCATCGAGAAACACAACGGATTAATTACTGCGAAAAGCAAAGTAGGAGAAGGCGCAAGTTTTATTATTGTGCTTCCTTTAAAATATGAGTAA
- a CDS encoding response regulator: MKNNFKRNLLISSLVSLLVLTISSVASFISIKSLLNSNFWVNHTQEVIYNLNEGSSVIIEAQTSMRGYLITGDEQFVERFRDAESKSNGYFEKVEELTVDNPSQQKQLAELERLRENFFKYLNNQIVKKRLNKETLAFDLNEGRNMMAEIRAAIKRTESTEQGLLAERNANSERYGTYSLILIVVAFFIAFIISIVFLIRILKDYNERTALQNELEKKDIETAQRIKAISTIANNISNGNYDIRVDDTKADALGSVGESLNTMGVSLKNSFDLLSQKEWLQTGIAELNNAMLGDKALEKLSKDVIEFLCNYTNSSAGVLYVVDGDELLAAGGYSYIPSKSRERIKKGDGLIGQAISSRTILELKTLTSDDIQINYALGQIKPTHIVAVPLLDNKVEGALELASIYGFSELHLEFLKVVASNIGIAIRSTQNRRRVMELLEETKSQSEELQQQHTELEAINAELEAQTEKLQASEEELRVQQEELEQTNEELSERSVLLEEKNNEIQKKSEALELTTRYKSEFLANMSHELRTPLNSILLLSRLLSENNNKSMNNEEIEFAKVIQSSGNSLLGLIDEILDLSKIEAGKMELEFLDVSTKEITDSLWNLFNLVAKEKGIEFEIISKEAPIVIKTDKMRLEQILKNLISNAIKFTEKGKVSLEIKIDTDDEKIICFIVKDTGIGIPLEKQPLVFEAFQQADGSTKRKYGGTGLGLSISRELAKLLRGEIILHSKVNEGSSFTLCLPVFGSAYNKVNVDKIPPTDFVEIETEQEPVATKKYISPIIPDEIEDDRNAVKEGDKVILIIEDDVNFAKSLLAFANKKGYKAVVAVRGDHALNFALLYKPVGILLDIELPVKSGWEVLEELKNNLETKHIPVHIMSSHKLKQESLLKGAVDFLDKPVAFDKIPEVFLRIEHIINKEAQKVLIIEDNPKHAKALAFFLETYNINSEIKSEVSDGIQALNKKEIDCVILDMGIPDKQAYQILDGVKKNPGLEKLPVIVFTGKSLSLKEEVKIKKYADSIIVKTAHSYQRMLDEVSLFLHLVEEKKEGKNKNESHKKLNLLNNILHEKKVLIVDDDVRNIYSLTKALEVFKMNIITAFDGKEAIKILNENPDTDVVLLDMMMPNMDGYETAEKIRANPKFLNLPLIAVTAKAMTGDREKCIKAGASDYITKPVDVDQLLSLLRVWLYDKV; the protein is encoded by the coding sequence ATGAAGAATAACTTTAAAAGAAATTTACTAATCAGTTCTTTAGTTTCATTGTTAGTGCTTACAATAAGTTCTGTTGCTTCGTTTATCAGTATTAAAAGTTTGCTGAACAGCAATTTTTGGGTCAATCATACACAGGAAGTAATTTATAATTTAAATGAAGGTTCTTCGGTGATTATTGAAGCGCAAACTAGCATGCGTGGCTATTTGATTACGGGCGATGAGCAATTTGTCGAGCGATTTAGAGATGCTGAATCAAAATCCAATGGTTATTTTGAAAAAGTAGAAGAACTTACTGTCGATAATCCTTCACAACAAAAGCAATTGGCTGAATTGGAGAGGCTTCGCGAAAATTTCTTTAAATATTTAAATAATCAGATTGTTAAGAAGCGTTTGAATAAGGAAACATTGGCTTTTGATTTAAATGAAGGCCGAAATATGATGGCTGAAATACGTGCTGCGATTAAGAGAACAGAAAGTACAGAACAAGGACTTCTAGCAGAGCGAAATGCCAATTCAGAACGTTATGGAACTTATAGCTTGATTTTGATTGTAGTAGCATTTTTTATTGCCTTTATAATTTCAATAGTTTTCTTGATCCGAATTTTGAAAGATTACAATGAGCGTACCGCGTTGCAAAATGAGTTAGAGAAAAAAGATATCGAAACTGCTCAAAGAATCAAGGCGATTAGCACAATTGCAAATAATATTTCAAACGGAAATTATGATATTCGGGTAGATGATACAAAAGCTGATGCCCTTGGAAGTGTAGGAGAGTCGTTAAATACGATGGGCGTTAGTCTTAAGAATTCTTTTGATTTATTGTCGCAAAAAGAATGGCTTCAAACTGGTATTGCCGAATTGAATAATGCCATGCTCGGCGATAAAGCATTAGAAAAACTATCAAAAGATGTAATAGAATTTTTGTGCAATTATACCAACAGTAGTGCGGGAGTATTATATGTGGTTGATGGAGACGAGCTCTTAGCTGCAGGTGGTTATAGTTATATACCAAGCAAAAGCAGGGAGCGTATTAAAAAGGGAGATGGCCTTATTGGACAGGCAATTTCATCGCGCACGATTTTGGAATTGAAGACTTTAACTTCAGATGATATACAAATTAATTATGCTTTAGGGCAAATCAAACCTACACACATTGTTGCTGTGCCTTTGCTGGATAATAAAGTTGAAGGAGCACTTGAATTGGCAAGTATTTATGGATTTTCAGAACTGCATTTGGAATTTTTAAAAGTAGTGGCTAGCAACATAGGAATTGCGATCAGATCGACTCAAAATAGACGACGCGTCATGGAATTGCTTGAAGAAACCAAATCGCAATCGGAAGAATTACAACAACAACATACGGAACTGGAAGCAATTAATGCAGAGTTAGAAGCACAAACAGAAAAACTCCAAGCTTCTGAGGAAGAATTGCGAGTGCAACAGGAAGAATTGGAACAAACCAATGAAGAATTGTCTGAAAGAAGTGTTTTATTGGAAGAAAAAAACAATGAAATTCAGAAAAAGTCGGAAGCTTTAGAACTTACAACGCGTTATAAATCAGAGTTTTTGGCAAATATGTCACATGAATTGAGAACGCCTTTGAACTCAATCCTTCTTTTAAGCCGATTGTTATCTGAAAACAATAACAAAAGCATGAATAATGAGGAAATTGAGTTTGCAAAAGTGATTCAGAGTTCAGGAAACAGTTTATTAGGATTGATTGATGAAATCTTAGATTTGTCAAAAATCGAAGCTGGAAAAATGGAATTGGAATTCCTGGATGTTTCCACAAAAGAAATTACAGACTCGCTTTGGAATTTATTCAATTTGGTTGCCAAAGAAAAAGGAATTGAATTTGAGATTATCTCGAAAGAAGCGCCAATTGTCATTAAAACAGATAAAATGCGTTTGGAGCAAATTCTAAAAAACTTGATTTCAAATGCTATTAAATTTACTGAAAAAGGAAAAGTTAGCCTGGAAATAAAAATTGATACTGATGATGAAAAAATCATTTGTTTCATTGTAAAAGATACCGGAATTGGTATTCCGCTGGAGAAACAGCCACTTGTTTTTGAAGCTTTTCAGCAAGCAGATGGTTCTACAAAACGTAAGTATGGCGGTACTGGTTTAGGATTGTCAATCAGCAGAGAATTGGCAAAATTATTAAGAGGAGAAATTATTCTTCATAGCAAAGTAAATGAAGGAAGTTCGTTTACATTATGTCTTCCGGTGTTTGGCTCGGCTTATAATAAAGTAAATGTAGATAAAATTCCTCCAACTGATTTTGTAGAAATTGAGACTGAACAAGAGCCTGTTGCCACAAAAAAATACATAAGCCCGATAATTCCTGATGAAATTGAAGATGATCGAAACGCGGTAAAAGAAGGCGACAAAGTAATCTTGATTATTGAAGATGATGTCAATTTTGCGAAATCGTTACTGGCTTTTGCTAATAAAAAAGGATATAAAGCGGTAGTTGCTGTTCGAGGAGATCACGCTTTGAATTTTGCATTGTTGTATAAACCGGTCGGTATTCTGCTGGATATTGAACTTCCTGTAAAAAGTGGCTGGGAAGTTTTGGAAGAGCTGAAAAACAATTTGGAAACAAAGCATATTCCTGTGCATATTATGTCTTCGCATAAATTGAAACAGGAAAGTTTGCTGAAAGGTGCGGTTGACTTTTTAGACAAACCAGTTGCTTTTGATAAGATTCCCGAAGTGTTTTTGAGAATAGAACATATCATCAATAAAGAAGCGCAAAAAGTTTTGATTATTGAAGACAATCCAAAGCATGCGAAAGCATTGGCTTTTTTCTTGGAAACTTATAATATTAATTCAGAAATAAAAAGCGAAGTTTCTGATGGAATTCAAGCGCTGAATAAAAAAGAAATAGATTGCGTAATTCTTGATATGGGAATTCCAGACAAACAAGCGTATCAAATTTTGGATGGCGTCAAGAAAAATCCAGGCTTGGAAAAACTGCCTGTCATTGTGTTTACAGGAAAAAGTTTATCGCTTAAAGAAGAGGTTAAAATTAAAAAATATGCCGATTCTATTATCGTAAAAACGGCTCATTCGTATCAAAGAATGCTTGATGAGGTTTCGCTTTTCTTGCATTTGGTCGAAGAGAAAAAAGAAGGGAAAAACAAGAACGAAAGCCATAAAAAACTAAATTTACTCAACAACATTCTGCATGAGAAAAAAGTACTGATTGTTGATGATGATGTTCGAAATATTTATTCACTGACAAAAGCTTTAGAAGTTTTTAAAATGAATATTATTACCGCTTTTGATGGAAAGGAAGCCATCAAAATTTTGAATGAAAATCCAGATACTGATGTTGTTTTGCTCGATATGATGATGCCGAATATGGACGGATACGAAACAGCCGAAAAGATAAGAGCAAATCCTAAATTCTTGAATTTGCCTCTGATTGCTGTGACAGCAAAAGCAATGACCGGAGATCGTGAAAAATGCATCAAGGCAGGAGCATCAGATTATATCACAAAACCTGTAGATGTTGATCAGCTGTTGTCGCTATTACGCGTTTGGCTGTACGATAAAGTTTAA
- a CDS encoding response regulator → MSKKRLLIVDDDSRNIFALTHTLRVKSYDCLSCTSAEEAIKLLKSDEKIDAVLLDMMMPEMDGYDAIPLIKAIPSRASIFVIAVTAQAMTGDKEKCLEAGADDYISKPVDVDKLLLVLSKI, encoded by the coding sequence ATGAGTAAAAAACGACTTTTAATTGTAGATGACGATTCCCGGAATATTTTCGCATTAACGCATACATTGCGTGTCAAATCCTATGATTGTCTGTCTTGTACAAGTGCTGAAGAAGCTATAAAGCTATTAAAATCGGATGAAAAGATTGACGCCGTTTTATTGGATATGATGATGCCGGAAATGGACGGTTACGATGCCATTCCGTTAATCAAAGCCATTCCGTCAAGAGCATCTATTTTTGTTATTGCGGTTACGGCGCAGGCAATGACGGGAGATAAAGAAAAATGTTTAGAGGCTGGGGCAGATGATTATATTTCAAAACCAGTTGATGTTGATAAGTTACTGCTTGTTTTGAGCAAAATTTGA
- a CDS encoding protein-glutamate O-methyltransferase CheR, whose product MIEDIELETLINEVYEYYGFDFGSYSRASLKRRVNRIFHLDGFTNFTEFLSKVRSDSEYYKRMVDEITVNVTEMFRDPAFYAVLRNEILPLLGTKPFIRLWHAGCSTGEEVYSMAIMLKEAGLLHKSLIYATDINATVLETAKKGIFPLRMMKEYSQNYRDAGGQEDFSSYYTANYGIAKFNEELAQKMVFSQHNLVSDTSFNEFDMILCRNVLIYFDADLQKRVINLFDESLAVLGFLALGTKETIKYSIAPNKYKQLDKDKIWRKIK is encoded by the coding sequence ATGATTGAGGATATTGAGCTAGAAACACTTATCAATGAGGTTTACGAATACTATGGATTTGATTTTGGAAGTTATTCGCGCGCGTCGCTGAAGAGGAGAGTAAACCGAATTTTTCATTTGGATGGCTTCACAAATTTTACTGAATTTCTTTCAAAAGTGCGTTCAGATTCAGAATATTATAAGAGAATGGTCGATGAAATTACGGTGAATGTGACCGAAATGTTTCGAGATCCAGCCTTTTATGCTGTGCTCAGAAACGAAATTTTACCATTATTAGGCACAAAACCATTCATTCGTTTATGGCATGCGGGTTGTTCTACTGGCGAAGAAGTGTATTCCATGGCGATCATGCTAAAAGAAGCTGGATTATTGCATAAATCTTTAATTTATGCGACAGATATTAATGCAACAGTTTTGGAAACAGCTAAAAAAGGGATTTTTCCATTAAGAATGATGAAAGAATACTCCCAGAATTATCGCGATGCAGGTGGTCAGGAAGATTTTTCAAGTTATTATACCGCTAATTACGGAATTGCGAAGTTTAATGAAGAGTTGGCACAAAAAATGGTTTTTTCACAGCATAATCTCGTTTCAGATACCTCCTTCAATGAATTTGACATGATTTTGTGCCGAAATGTTTTGATCTATTTTGATGCTGATTTGCAAAAGCGTGTCATCAATCTATTTGATGAAAGTCTGGCTGTTCTTGGATTTTTGGCTTTAGGCACAAAAGAAACCATAAAATATTCTATAGCTCCAAACAAATACAAACAATTGGATAAAGATAAAATATGGAGGAAAATAAAATAA
- a CDS encoding chemotaxis protein CheB, with protein sequence MEENKIISDCKVVIIGGSAGSLNALMLILPELIKLNDFSLVIVLHRKSTDDQTLEDLITLKSNIKVKPVEDKVPLLPGYIYIAPSNYHLLFEKEGILALDTSEKINYSRPSIDVSFESAAEIYGSSLVGILLSGSNTDGTEGLKAIKAMGGTIAVQNPLSAEMPFMPNNAILYTNPDFILSTQEILHFIASINTK encoded by the coding sequence ATGGAGGAAAATAAAATAATATCAGATTGTAAAGTAGTTATTATTGGCGGTTCAGCAGGAAGTCTAAATGCTTTGATGCTAATTTTGCCTGAATTGATAAAATTAAATGATTTTTCATTAGTTATTGTTCTTCATCGAAAAAGCACCGATGATCAAACTTTAGAAGACTTAATAACTCTGAAATCAAATATAAAAGTAAAACCCGTTGAGGATAAGGTACCTCTTTTGCCAGGTTATATCTATATTGCACCTTCTAATTATCATTTGCTATTTGAAAAAGAAGGAATTCTGGCTTTAGATACTTCCGAAAAAATAAATTACAGCCGTCCAAGTATAGATGTTTCTTTTGAATCGGCTGCAGAAATTTACGGATCTTCCTTAGTTGGAATTTTATTGTCAGGTTCAAATACTGATGGCACAGAAGGCTTGAAAGCCATAAAAGCTATGGGAGGAACAATTGCAGTTCAAAATCCGCTTTCTGCCGAAATGCCTTTCATGCCAAATAATGCTATTTTATATACAAATCCAGATTTTATTTTGAGTACACAGGAAATCCTTCATTTTATTGCCTCAATAAATACGAAATAG
- a CDS encoding porin family protein, whose amino-acid sequence MKKSIFIVITFFCISSAQSQVLISLIFGDKLNSEFLEFGLEGGVNFSTISNMNASGTNPGFNLGFYFDLRSKKNPAWMINTGVIVKSPMGAQGIPVYPTGDTNLDNTFAGGSVNREIRYFNVPILIKYQFKNRIYVKAGPQFGLLAKAFDEFKTEYEKDDVLYKRNIRDQIHVIDAGLAAGLGYHLNVGNGLNFTVQYYYGLVTVMKGDGPNNQFNRSWYITAGIPIGKGKAAQKRAEKEAELNKIILPEDEKPAPKN is encoded by the coding sequence ATGAAAAAAAGTATATTCATCGTCATCACTTTCTTTTGTATTTCATCGGCACAATCACAGGTATTGATTTCTTTAATTTTTGGAGACAAGCTTAACTCAGAGTTTTTGGAATTTGGTCTAGAAGGCGGTGTCAATTTCTCTACCATTTCAAATATGAATGCTTCAGGAACCAATCCGGGTTTTAATCTTGGATTTTATTTTGACCTTCGATCAAAAAAAAATCCAGCTTGGATGATTAATACTGGTGTAATAGTGAAATCTCCTATGGGTGCACAAGGAATTCCAGTTTATCCAACTGGTGATACAAATCTAGACAATACTTTTGCCGGAGGAAGCGTGAACCGAGAAATTCGCTATTTTAATGTCCCTATTTTGATTAAATATCAGTTTAAAAACAGAATTTATGTAAAAGCTGGGCCGCAGTTTGGTTTATTGGCGAAAGCGTTTGATGAATTCAAAACTGAATATGAAAAAGATGATGTACTCTACAAAAGAAATATCCGCGATCAAATTCATGTTATTGATGCTGGACTTGCAGCAGGTCTTGGCTATCACTTAAATGTTGGAAACGGACTTAATTTTACGGTACAATATTATTATGGCCTCGTTACGGTAATGAAAGGCGATGGACCCAATAATCAATTTAATAGATCGTGGTACATTACTGCTGGAATTCCTATTGGAAAAGGAAAAGCGGCTCAAAAACGAGCTGAAAAAGAAGCAGAATTGAATAAAATTATTCTTCCTGAAGATGAAAAACCAGCGCCGAAAAATTAA
- a CDS encoding DUF6660 family protein, with protein MKWIAALLSIYLMALSNMPCADMEVNSAMHKTAQFSSENSHTHDKDNDLCSPFCACNCCGAQVLSYQPVAVFQFSLPSSLITNPLPNYNSVFISNFYGSIWQPPQIA; from the coding sequence ATGAAATGGATAGCAGCATTATTATCAATTTACTTGATGGCACTCTCAAATATGCCTTGTGCAGATATGGAAGTGAATAGTGCTATGCATAAAACAGCTCAATTTTCTTCTGAAAACAGCCATACTCATGACAAAGACAATGATTTGTGCTCTCCATTTTGTGCTTGCAATTGTTGCGGAGCACAAGTTTTAAGTTACCAGCCCGTTGCCGTTTTTCAATTTTCTTTGCCAAGCAGTTTGATTACTAATCCATTACCAAATTATAATTCTGTCTTTATTTCCAATTTCTACGGAAGTATTTGGCAACCCCCTCAAATAGCATAA